One part of the Sorangiineae bacterium MSr11954 genome encodes these proteins:
- a CDS encoding DUF4034 domain-containing protein — protein MVPYRQPSPPPAPPPPKPRIVRPWVAIAFVASVALAWGLYVLARHVYYGRYADRHGVATRQERATAIVRMAPGPIPTALPMVGQEGRDPDGYPTKHVDTVGFRTLLQVRRYRELTAYAEELQDAFERDPKNEYWPVEFGEAFDSSEADIDADLDAWVAATPESFAPYIARGGHRLGKMVAARGDRFARETSQQEFTEARSAGQASVADLERALALRPKSLSAVRIGINVARIASDRALLERMRERGIAICDACLLWRGPYIITLTPRWGGSYEKMRAFVAESPLTRNPRLRVLAGYEDSDRADLLMSQKKYEEALSLIRGTTERIHHWEFYSTRARALRALARYDEALADLDRANTLRPLVSSILAARAAVQLDRHDYLAAGNDMLIALRCDPTGYGVKSTYPYTLQGLIYEARQLEKAGQRERALDVMDLARALGPMDPTVQYHQAHISLADATTPERIAAVRARAKQNPGDYRALEQLYYALSRQGEWGELPTLWSAYIAIHPEDGRGFMKRATAYRELGKKDEALADAKRACELGNNEGCERSTRSIE, from the coding sequence ATGGTCCCATATCGACAGCCGTCGCCGCCGCCCGCTCCCCCTCCACCAAAACCGCGCATCGTCCGCCCATGGGTGGCCATCGCGTTCGTCGCATCCGTGGCCCTCGCCTGGGGCCTCTACGTTCTTGCACGGCATGTTTATTACGGTCGCTACGCGGACCGGCATGGTGTCGCGACGCGCCAGGAGCGCGCGACGGCGATTGTTCGTATGGCGCCGGGCCCCATTCCAACCGCGCTGCCCATGGTCGGGCAGGAGGGCCGCGATCCCGACGGCTACCCCACGAAGCACGTCGACACCGTGGGATTCCGGACATTGCTCCAGGTGCGGCGCTACCGCGAGCTCACGGCCTATGCCGAAGAGCTCCAGGACGCGTTCGAGCGCGATCCAAAGAACGAATATTGGCCAGTTGAATTCGGCGAGGCGTTCGACAGCTCCGAGGCGGACATCGACGCCGATCTCGATGCCTGGGTCGCGGCGACCCCGGAGTCGTTCGCTCCTTACATCGCGCGCGGTGGCCATCGTCTCGGGAAAATGGTGGCCGCGCGGGGGGACCGATTTGCGCGCGAGACCTCGCAGCAAGAGTTCACGGAGGCAAGGAGCGCGGGCCAAGCGTCCGTGGCGGATCTCGAGCGCGCGCTCGCGTTGCGGCCCAAATCGTTGTCGGCTGTTCGCATCGGCATCAACGTTGCCAGGATTGCCTCCGACCGTGCCTTGCTGGAGCGGATGCGCGAGCGCGGCATCGCCATCTGCGATGCGTGCCTCCTCTGGCGTGGCCCCTATATCATCACGCTCACGCCGCGCTGGGGCGGAAGCTACGAGAAGATGCGCGCCTTCGTGGCCGAGAGCCCGTTGACGCGCAATCCGCGTTTGCGTGTGCTCGCGGGCTACGAAGACAGCGACCGGGCCGATCTTCTCATGTCCCAAAAGAAGTACGAGGAGGCGCTCTCGCTGATTCGGGGCACGACCGAGCGGATCCACCACTGGGAGTTCTACTCGACCCGCGCCCGGGCGCTCCGCGCGCTCGCGCGTTACGACGAGGCGCTGGCCGATCTCGACCGCGCCAATACGCTGCGCCCGCTGGTGTCATCCATCTTGGCCGCGCGGGCGGCCGTGCAGCTCGACCGGCATGACTATCTGGCCGCGGGAAACGATATGCTCATCGCCCTGCGCTGCGATCCCACGGGCTATGGCGTGAAATCGACCTATCCCTATACCCTTCAAGGGCTCATTTACGAAGCGCGGCAGCTGGAAAAAGCAGGGCAGCGAGAGCGCGCGCTCGACGTGATGGATCTCGCCCGCGCGCTCGGTCCCATGGATCCGACGGTGCAATACCACCAGGCGCACATCTCCCTGGCCGACGCGACCACCCCCGAGCGCATCGCCGCGGTGCGCGCGCGCGCAAAGCAGAACCCCGGCGACTACCGCGCCCTCGAGCAGCTCTATTACGCGCTCAGCCGTCAGGGCGAGTGGGGCGAGCTCCCCACGTTGTGGAGCGCGTACATCGCGATTCACCCCGAGGATGGCCGTGGCTTCATGAAGCGCGCGACCGCGTACCGCGAGCTCGGAAAAAAAGACGAGGCATTGGCCGACGCCAAGCGCGCGTGCGAGCTGGGGAACAACGAGGGCTG